From a region of the Helianthus annuus cultivar XRQ/B chromosome 5, HanXRQr2.0-SUNRISE, whole genome shotgun sequence genome:
- the LOC110940955 gene encoding uncharacterized protein LOC110940955 has product MNWVDDDPCECCGSGEHYLEDCSVFYEKVQAYKDREDYLSGLYRYGRADYEDFNGPSSYYPYDNPPPPHYQEYYYETELPHFSSYREEYDDYYNEYPQPASEEPQDSMHSKLNALINMVKGYHEDIKDMKKANEVRDKAHEVLVMQVGQLAEEIAQIKRDQEVLANGAMVDGDVVEEVMELSEQVIECLNRAEDVTPQDGSESKEAQSHISPSPKLITPTNKVRDAGSGIRIRRVALQDIVQFVKKRPQSSLYTCRVK; this is encoded by the coding sequence ATGAATTGGGTGGATGATGATCCTTGTGAGTGTTGCGGAAGCGGAGAGCATTATTTGGAGGATTGCTCAGTTTTCTACGAAAAAGTTCAAGCTTACAAGGATCGGGAAGACTACCTTAGCGGATTGTACAGATATGGGAGGGCGGATTATGAAGATTTCAATGGTCCATCCTCATATTATCCATACGataatccaccaccaccacactaTCAAGAATACTACTATGAAACCGAATTGCCACATTTCTCAAGTTACCGGGAGGagtatgatgattattataaTGAATACCCTCAACCGGCATCCGAGGAACCTCAAGATTCAATGCATTCCAAGCTTAATGCTCTCATAAATATGGTGAAAGGATATCACGAAGATATCAAAGATATGAAGAAAGCGAATGAAGTAAGAGATAAAGCCCATGAAGTATTGGTGATGCAAGTGGGTCAATTAGCGGAGGAAATAGCCCAAATTAAACGCGACCAAGAGGTTTTGGCTAATGGTGCAATGGTGgatggtgatgtggtggaagaggttatGGAACTTTCGGAGCAAGTAATTGAATGTTTGAACCGAGCGGAAGACGTAACACCGCAAGACGGGTCAGAGTCAAAAGAAGCTCAAAGTCATATCTCTCCTTCTCCCAAACTTATCACTCCAACCAACAAAGTTAGGGATGCGGGTTCGGGTATAAGGATTCGAAGGGTGGCCTTGCAAGACATTGTACAATTCGTCAAGAAACGACCCCAAAGTAGTTTATACACATGCCGCgtaaaataa